CGGCTACCGTCAACGAATTCTGTCGGTTGGGCAGGGAGTTAAGACAACTCGTCTCCACTCGTCTCGCCACCGACTGAGACAATCATGATCGTCTCCGCTGACTGGGTGAGCTCTACGACCACGCCTCCAACTCGAGCCATCCTTTGGAACTCCGAAGCCAGTTCGGGAAGGGGAACGCGATGCATTCTCTTGGAGTCGTTACGGGGCAGCAGACCCTCAGCTCCCCGATGACCCGACTGAGTCCAAGCAAGCAGCCAGGCTTCATCATCCAAGTTATCTCGGCACGCCTCGAGCTCCGAGATCAAAGCGTCAATCGCCGCCTTGAGCTGGCTGCGATTCGGATAGAGCATCTCGACAATGCGAGTTGGTTCAGTGCGCGCCACACGAACACTGTCGCGAATCGAACCCGCCGCCAAAAGTTGAAGGAGAGCATGGCTTTCGCCCTCTCCCACCAGGCGCCCAAGCGCCACCGCGCTAACATGTGGCAACGTTGACACCATGGCAATGGCACGATCATGATCCGTCAGTTCGATTGGGACGACTCCATTGCCCAGCATCAGAGGTACCCGAGTCGCTAGCGCCAGCGCGCCTGGTTCCTCATGGCCGGTGAGTACCAGCGCCCAATTGGCGTGGACAAAAATAGAGGGGTCTGCGCTCTTGGCTCCATTCCCTTCGCGCCCTGTCATTGGATGCAGGCTCACGTAGCGTATTGTTGATGGCATAGGACTATCGAGCGCTAGTTCACGCTTCACCGAGGCTATATCGCAGACAACAGGACGTCGCCCCATGGCACCCGCTAATCGGTCGATCTCATCGCGGATCTGTCGCACCGATGGTGTAGGTGATGCAATGACAACGACATCACTCGCACGAACAAGGTCCTCTAGCGACCTGGTTACCTCTACCTCAAACTGCCGTCGCACGTAGTCAACCGAGGCTGTGCTGAGGTCATACCCGACCACTGCGACGTGCGGTGCCAGTGCGCCAGCAAGAGAAGCACCCATGTGGCCCAGACCGACAATTCCAACCCGGTCTAGAGGCTCTACAGACACCGTACATCTCCCATCTAAGCGTCAGGCGGAGAGGTATCTTCGTAAAGTAATACTCCACGAGGTAGCTGTGTTGAAGGTGTCACTACCTCTTTTTCCGCCCAACGAGGATAGCAACCCATCAATTTAACCTGGTGCCCGGCTCGCAGGAGCGAACGGAGTAATGAACGCACCGGATCCACGTGTGCGTGTCCATCAGCCACGACGACAAAGCAGTGGACATCTCGTTCACCCGCAAGTGGGCGCGAAAGAATTGAGGTCATGTTGACATCATGGTTCTTGAACTGACTCGCGATCTCACTCAATGCACCTACAGCATCAAACCGCGGAACTATAGCCAGCATCGTGCGGTCAGAACCAGTAGGTGCTGGAAGGGTGTTCGCGATCAAGGCATACCGTGTTCTAAGCTCACTCACCTGAGCCACCTCAGTTGCAACGGCATTAAGCCCCGCTTGGGCGCCAACACTCGGTGGTGCGAGTGCCATGAGCCCCGCATCTCGTGCACTAACGACCTCGTCACAGGCTGCTTTGGTTGAGATTGCGTGGCGTACGTTCATCCCACGATGACGAATAAAGTCCGCACAGAGGTCCAGAATCATTGAATGAGAGATAACTGTATGCACAGACGCCTCGCCATTTAAGGAAAAACCCCAAATTTCTTCGGCGAGAACCGCCTCACCGACGATCATCGCATCCTCAGCGTCAAATATCAGACGATCGAGCGTTAGAGTTAGCTCGCCCTCCGTGGAGTTCTCGATAGGGAGCACGCCCAGGAGTCCAGGTGTGGTAGATACCGTAAAGATGACCTGCTCTACCGATGGCATCGGTAAGGGATCAAACTCTGTGAACCCAAAAAGCTCGATGACTCGATGGTCGGAACTGCCCAGCGGTCCAGCGAAACAGATCATAGGCTGTTCACGGTTCTGTACCAACGAAACCCTCCTTCATGTGTGCGCTGTTCCCTCAAGCCTAGGACGAGAAGACTCCCGTCGCCAACAGCCAGCCTGTGAGCACCATCAAGGAACGCAATCACAGCCAGGATCTTGGGAGACCTCGTCGAAGAGAGGTCCATACAAACAGCCATCAACTTGGGCCAGATCTCCCCTACCTCAGCGCGGTGGACACTGCTAGCAGCTAGACGTTCTAACCTGCACAGCCTCCTCTCACTGGGAAAATTCGCCAGAGTAAGCCCACATGGTCACAGCCGATAGCTAAAGTCAAGAAGATGACTACGCACGCTGAGCTGACAAAAGATGACATAGACTTCATCCACAGTCAGGAGTTGTTTTTTGTTGCGACAGCACCGCTTAGCGACCATGGCCACATCAACTGTTCTCCCAAAGGCTTGCGTGATACCCTTTATCTTCCGGATCCTCGTCACGTGGCCTATTTGGATCTGACCGGCTCGGGTGCGGAGACGATCGCTCATCTTCGAGAAAACGGGCGAATCACCTTGATGTTCTGTTCTTTTGCCGGGGTGCCAAACATCCTCCGGATCTACGGTAGCGGTCAACCGCTGCTTCCCGGCGGTTCAAGATATGACTCGCTGATCACCAAGTTTCCCAGTCGTCAAGGTGCTCGAGCCATTATCTTGATCACGATCTCGAGCATCGCGAACTCTTGTGGTTATGGAGTACCGATGGCGGCACAGATGCGTCAACGTGAACGGCTTGAGAACTGGATTGCCGCCAAAGGGGAGGAGGACTTGAAGACCTATCGAAAGCGCCACAACACCCGCAGCATCGATGGCCTGCCGGCAATCCCATAAATTGACCAAACCGGAGCGCAAAGCCCCGTCTGTAAGGGCTGGGTCGAGCGACCTCGATTACATCCCAGAGTCAAGTCTGTCAGACTCCCTACCAATACTATGAGTATTCGTGAGCGACTTTATCCACAAGAGCAGGAGTTATCCGTTCTCGTGCGTCACTGCTCCGATGCTCGCTATGTCTGGAATCTAGCACTTGAACAACGCAACTCATGGAGACGCCGACGATCACAGAGGATCACCACCCATTCTCAAGATGCTAGAACTCGCTGAGGCTCGCAAGCTAACTTGGCTCAAAGAAGGCTCGTCCACAATTCAACAACAGGCTCTTCGAGACCTAAATCAAGCATTTCAAAACTGGTGGAAACGACCAGACCATTTCGGGCACCCCATTTGGCCTAAAGCCGGTATCAATGAAGGCTTTGTAATACGGGATCTGTCTATTCGACGGCTCAACCGCAAGTGGGGCCAGGCGTTCATCCCTAAGTGTGGGTGGGTTAAGTTCCGCGTCACCTGTGAGTGGCGTGATATAGAGACAGCGTTGTCCGCACGAGTTACCAAAGATCGCGCCGGACGATGGTTTGTGAGCTTCACCCGTCTAGCTCCACAGATTGAACGCGAGCCTACCGGCGAGATAGTCGGCCTGGACATGGGTGTCACTCATACGGTGGCTACATCCAAGGGCAAGTTTCTCGATATGAAACTACTCACCAACCGAGAGCGCCAACCTAAGAGGCGACTACAACGCAAACTAGCTAGACAGACCAAAGGCTCCAACCGTCGCAATGCCACAAAGCTAGCTATCAGCAAAGGAGACCGATCAACGCAAAGACTGGATCGAGTGGACCACGACCTGATTGCCCTAGAGGATTTGGGGGTCAAGGGACATGACCCGTTCGACCACGGGCACGGTCAAGAACCCAGGCAAGAACGTTGCTCAGAAGTCCGGACTCAACAGGTCTATCCTCGAACAGGGCTGGGGTATGTTCCACAGACGGCTCACTGACAAAGCTATCAATGCCATAACCCCAATGCCATAACCCCAGTAGAAATTATCGCCATCAACCCCACATACACGAGCCTACGTTGTTCTAAGTGTGGTTAAAGGACGTGGAGGGACATCGCACGCTAACAAGCACCCAGACCCAGTGAAGCGCCAACCAGCCGAAGCTGCATGAGCAGCCTAGGAAGCCCCGTTCGTAAGGGTGGAGGATGTCACTCAGAGCAAAGCTGTAACCCGAAAAGGTAAAGCAGGCAGGGCCAATCCGACCCACTGCGGCCACCTCTGAGCGCAGATCTAATCATCCCAACTAAGTCTCGCTCGGGTCGCTCTGGCTAATCTCATACCGGCGGTCAATGCAAGCCAAGCGCCAAAAGAGCCTGGTTGCGGTCCAGAATACTGGGTTAGGTCGTTCCAAAACATCCCCCAGGCGCTCGCGATGCGCTCAGAGTGGCTGCCAGCGCGAACCAGCGACCGCATAGCTAAATCAGCGACCTTGGGGTGGCCGAGCGCAATGCTCTGGGCAAGATAGCCGGTAGAGAGAAAGCCGCCGAAGTGTTCGTGGATCGCAGATCGATAGGCTGCCGCTCCGTCCGGACCAGATCGGTCGACCACCGAAGCGCATAACGAAGCGCTAACGAGTGCAGCTGCGATCCCCTCTCCCTGCAATGGATTGACGAGTCCAGCTGCATCCCCAACCAAATAGACGCCATCGGTAGCCACTCGAGTCCCGACGAGTCCCATTTTCAACCAGCCTCCCATCTCCTGGTGACCACCACCGAGCTTTACAACACCACGATCAACGAGATCCTGCTGATAACGATCCAATAGCTCCCGCGCTCCCTTTGCACGGCTACGGTCAGAGCCAACACCGATACCAATACCAAGATTCAGCTGGTTGTCTCCCTGATCGAAGACCCATCCATACCCAGGGGTAGCAGCTGGGCCGTTCCTAAGCAGCAGGTCAACCCTATCGGCCTTGGCAGAACCTGGGACGTGGCGTCGCAACGCGAAACCGAGGAGGATCCGTCCCTGGTCGGTCATGTTCATAGAGCGCGCAACGCTTGAGTTTGCACCATCGGCCCCAATAACTACATCAAACTCATCGTTCTGATCGGAAATCCGCGCACGAAGTCGATTACCCAGTCTCGCAACCCCGCTGACTACTCCATTCCTAGCTACGGCACCTTCAGAGAGAGCTTGCCTGTAGAGAAGGTCGTCAAAGTCGCGCCTGGGAATGGTCAAGCCAAATCCCCGATGACCAAGCCCAGGACGAGCTGGCATCAACATCTCACGCCCCTCGAATCCGAGCCACATCGACCCAATGTGGTGCCGATCAGCACCAAGATCGACCCCCACTCGCTCTAGCACCGCGAGAGCGAGTGGGCCAATCACATCTCCACAAGCCTTATCTCTAGGAAATTGGGCTCGATCTGCGAGCACTACGTCGTGTCCATCTCTAGCTAAAAGTATGCTCACTAGCGATCCCGCTGGCCCAGCTCCAGCTACGAGAATCCTCACGAGAAGCTGACCTGCAGGATCCGGAGTTGAAGTTCAGAAGCACTACTTTTGGCAGGATAGGGATCCTTTATGCCGACCTCCCAGTAGAACCCGTTGTTCCCTGCCTTTGAGGCCAGGATCACATCCTGACCCTTGGTGACGCTTGCATCATAAAGATGCCAGCCTGCATCCGGAAGTGATGCCTTAAAGAACGCGAGAACCTGTCGCGGCCGCATTTTAGACTGGTAAAGGATATAACCATCAAAATTAGCGCCCCCAGCATTTAGGTTTTCATAAGCCTTGGCGACCATGCCAACCGGAATGAGAACCGTCTCTGCAATGTTCTTGGGAATCTCGCCTGCTGGGCCCAGCTTCAGGAGCTGCGGCATCGCCGTCGTTGCCGACGTCGGAATAGGGATCTGCGCTGGCCTCTGACCCCCACTTGGAATCGCAGCCAATGTTCCGATACTCACAACAACGATTGCACCGACTCCGACCGTCCAACCTATCACCCTACGTCTGTTCACGCTCTATCTTGTTCCAATCTGAAGGACTTAGCCAACCCGATCGGTTCATATTGCTGACCCGATTAGTCTCCTATAGATTACTGGCGGTGTGGCCGAGTGGTTAGGCAGAGGCCTGCAAAGCCTTGCACAGCGGTTCGAATCCGCTCGCCGCCTCCAGTTGTTCTGTTCATCAGCGTCCGCCCTCGCCAGAACGGATGCGGTCAATGAGCCTAGAACCTAACATCGCTAAGTGACGACCGCGAGCTCCACCGCCGAACCTAGTCTGAGCTTCGCCCGATACATGGCTCCATCTGCTCGCCGCAAGAGGTTGTCTACGCTCTCATGCGGATCACCAGTCACCGCAATCCCTACACTCAAAGAGATATTGGCGGCGGCACCGGTTTCAAAACTCATAGAGTCATCCGCCGCGCGTAACAAACGCTCCCCAATCCGCACCGCATCGCTCGGTTCACCAAGATCCGGACAGATGATAACAAACTCGTCACCCCCGAGTCTCGCGAGCGAATCTGTAGGCCGGATATGACTCCTCATCGCGGCAGCCATCACCTTCAAGACATGATCTCCAACGGCATGACCGAAGTGATCATTAATCTCTTTGAAGCCATCGAGATCGACAAAGAGCACGGCGAGCAGCTGCCCGGTACCCAACAGCTGCGCAACGGCTCGTTGTATGTATTCAACACACCAGGCACGATTTGGGAGACCAGTTAGCGAGTCGGTCATCGCGGCGCGCCGCAGCCCCAGGACTGCAGATGCAAGTTGAGCAAGATGGCGAAGAAGACTTAGCTCATCGCTGGTGAACTCCCTCGGCTGAGAATCAAAGATCGCGACACTTCCGATGACAATCCCGTTGTCAACCAGCGGTTCTCCCGCATAGGCAGCAACCACATGGTCACGCACTAACGGATTGGCTCGATAGACCCGATGCGTCGCGGCATCGGCCACAACCAGGCTCCGTCCGGTATTGACGACTTCAGCACAAAAGGACTCTTCGTCAGGCACGCTAGTGGAACTTTCCCCTACTCCGATCTCGGCAGCATACGTTTGCTTGCCTGGAGTTACGATATTCACAACAGCTATAGGAACATGACAGCCAATTCCCAGCGATGCAACTATCGCATCAAAGTCCTTGTCTCCCAAATGACCTGACAGTTGAAGATTATCTACACCATTCAATCTCTCGACGTTCTCGACACCAGTCACCAGTCTTGTTGGCAACTGGGCAGAGTCGATGTATTCAGAACCACTTAACCGACAACTCATCGACGCACCACCACTTCGAGGGGACATAATCCCCAACTCGCCGACTCTACAAGCACCGTCAGCCAACTAACTTATCGGCATAACCGGATGAGCGCTGTAGGCAACAACCTCTACATCCTTAAGGTAATGTGCCAAATTCACGTACAATCCGCTATTCCATTTTTGGTGCTTGCCAGAGCTAGCGGGTGAAAAAGTCCAGATAATGGAGGTTACAACTCAGACGCGCATTTCGGTCATGCCAGCCGACGTGAACAGCCTCTCACTCCTCTGCATTTGCCTGCATAGAGGCGGCTCACGAAAGCAGCTAGGCAGCTGCAGTGCGCTGGAAGAGCGAGACGATCGCGGCAAGGCCAATGACAGCAGCGCCGGCACCAACAGCCCATGTCAATCCA
This portion of the Ferrimicrobium acidiphilum DSM 19497 genome encodes:
- a CDS encoding pyridoxamine 5'-phosphate oxidase family protein; translation: MTTHAELTKDDIDFIHSQELFFVATAPLSDHGHINCSPKGLRDTLYLPDPRHVAYLDLTGSGAETIAHLRENGRITLMFCSFAGVPNILRIYGSGQPLLPGGSRYDSLITKFPSRQGARAIILITISSIANSCGYGVPMAAQMRQRERLENWIAAKGEEDLKTYRKRHNTRSIDGLPAIP
- a CDS encoding NAD(P)/FAD-dependent oxidoreductase — encoded protein: MRILVAGAGPAGSLVSILLARDGHDVVLADRAQFPRDKACGDVIGPLALAVLERVGVDLGADRHHIGSMWLGFEGREMLMPARPGLGHRGFGLTIPRRDFDDLLYRQALSEGAVARNGVVSGVARLGNRLRARISDQNDEFDVVIGADGANSSVARSMNMTDQGRILLGFALRRHVPGSAKADRVDLLLRNGPAATPGYGWVFDQGDNQLNLGIGIGVGSDRSRAKGARELLDRYQQDLVDRGVVKLGGGHQEMGGWLKMGLVGTRVATDGVYLVGDAAGLVNPLQGEGIAAALVSASLCASVVDRSGPDGAAAYRSAIHEHFGGFLSTGYLAQSIALGHPKVADLAMRSLVRAGSHSERIASAWGMFWNDLTQYSGPQPGSFGAWLALTAGMRLARATRARLSWDD
- a CDS encoding prephenate dehydratase, giving the protein MVQNREQPMICFAGPLGSSDHRVIELFGFTEFDPLPMPSVEQVIFTVSTTPGLLGVLPIENSTEGELTLTLDRLIFDAEDAMIVGEAVLAEEIWGFSLNGEASVHTVISHSMILDLCADFIRHRGMNVRHAISTKAACDEVVSARDAGLMALAPPSVGAQAGLNAVATEVAQVSELRTRYALIANTLPAPTGSDRTMLAIVPRFDAVGALSEIASQFKNHDVNMTSILSRPLAGERDVHCFVVVADGHAHVDPVRSLLRSLLRAGHQVKLMGCYPRWAEKEVVTPSTQLPRGVLLYEDTSPPDA
- a CDS encoding sensor domain-containing diguanylate cyclase, with protein sequence MSCRLSGSEYIDSAQLPTRLVTGVENVERLNGVDNLQLSGHLGDKDFDAIVASLGIGCHVPIAVVNIVTPGKQTYAAEIGVGESSTSVPDEESFCAEVVNTGRSLVVADAATHRVYRANPLVRDHVVAAYAGEPLVDNGIVIGSVAIFDSQPREFTSDELSLLRHLAQLASAVLGLRRAAMTDSLTGLPNRAWCVEYIQRAVAQLLGTGQLLAVLFVDLDGFKEINDHFGHAVGDHVLKVMAAAMRSHIRPTDSLARLGGDEFVIICPDLGEPSDAVRIGERLLRAADDSMSFETGAAANISLSVGIAVTGDPHESVDNLLRRADGAMYRAKLRLGSAVELAVVT
- a CDS encoding helix-turn-helix domain-containing protein, whose translation is MSIRERLYPQEQELSVLVRHCSDARYVWNLALEQRNSWRRRRSQRITTHSQDARTR
- a CDS encoding RNA-guided endonuclease InsQ/TnpB family protein; the encoded protein is MNNATHGDADDHRGSPPILKMLELAEARKLTWLKEGSSTIQQQALRDLNQAFQNWWKRPDHFGHPIWPKAGINEGFVIRDLSIRRLNRKWGQAFIPKCGWVKFRVTCEWRDIETALSARVTKDRAGRWFVSFTRLAPQIEREPTGEIVGLDMGVTHTVATSKGKFLDMKLLTNRERQPKRRLQRKLARQTKGSNRRNATKLAISKGDRSTQRLDRVDHDLIALEDLGVKGHDPFDHGHGQEPRQERCSEVRTQQVYPRTGLGYVPQTAH
- a CDS encoding prephenate dehydrogenase, coding for MSVEPLDRVGIVGLGHMGASLAGALAPHVAVVGYDLSTASVDYVRRQFEVEVTRSLEDLVRASDVVVIASPTPSVRQIRDEIDRLAGAMGRRPVVCDIASVKRELALDSPMPSTIRYVSLHPMTGREGNGAKSADPSIFVHANWALVLTGHEEPGALALATRVPLMLGNGVVPIELTDHDRAIAMVSTLPHVSAVALGRLVGEGESHALLQLLAAGSIRDSVRVARTEPTRIVEMLYPNRSQLKAAIDALISELEACRDNLDDEAWLLAWTQSGHRGAEGLLPRNDSKRMHRVPLPELASEFQRMARVGGVVVELTQSAETIMIVSVGGETSGDELS